One Rhea pennata isolate bPtePen1 chromosome 3, bPtePen1.pri, whole genome shotgun sequence DNA segment encodes these proteins:
- the FLRT3 gene encoding leucine-rich repeat transmembrane protein FLRT3: MISVTWNIFLIWTKIGLLLDIAPYSVSAKPCPSVCRCDVGYIYCNDRDLTSIPTGIPEDATTLFLQNNQINNAGIPSELKNLLRVERIYLYHNSLDEFPTNLPKYVKELHLQENNIRTITYDSLSQIPYLEELHLDDNSVSAVSIEDGAFRDNMYLRLLFLSRNHLSTIPWGLPKTIEELRLDDNRISTISELSLQDLTNLKRLVLDGNLLNNHGLGDKVFMNLVNLTELSLVRNSLTAAPVNLPGTNLRKLYLQENHINRVPPNAFSYLRQLYRLDMSNNNLSNLPQGVFDDLDNITQLFLRNNPWHCGCKMKWVRDWLQSLPLKVNVRGLMCQAPEKVRGMAIKDLNAELFDCKDDGTISTIQITTAIPNTLYPAQGHWPVSVTKQPDIKTPNLNKNYRTTASPVRKIITIFVKSVSTETIHISWKVALPMTALRLSWLKMGHSPAFGSITETIVTGDRNDYLLTALEPESPYRICMVPMETSNTYLSDETPECIETETAHLKMYNPTTTLNREQEKEPYKNSSLPLAAIIGGAVALVAIALLALVCWYVHRNGSLFSRNCAYSKGRRRKDDYAEAGTKKDNSILEIRETSFQMIPINSDQVSKEEFVIHTIFPPNGMNLYKNSHSESSSNRSYRDSGIPDSDHSHS, translated from the coding sequence ATGATTAGTGTAACCTGGAACATCTTCCTAATATGGACTAAAATAGGGCTGTTACTGGACATTGCACCTTACTCTGTCAGTGCCAAACCATGCCCTTCAGTATGTCGCTGTGATGTGGGCTACATATATTGTAATGACCGCGATTTGACATCTATCCCCACAGGAATCCCAGAGGATGCTACTACCCTCTTCCTTCAGAACAATCAAATAAATAATGCTGGGATTCCTTCAGAACTGAAGAACTTGCTTAGGGtggaaagaatatatttatacCACAATAGCCTAGATGAATTCCCTACCAACCTCCCTAAGTATGTTAAAGAACTGCATTTGCAGGAAAATAATATAAGGACCATTACTTATGATTCACTTTCACAAATTCCTTATTTGGAAGAACTGCATTTGGATGATaattcagtttctgcagttAGCATTGAAGATGGAGCTTTCCGGGACAACATGTATCtcagacttctttttctctctcgAAATCACCTTAGCACCATTCCCTGGGGTTTGCCTAAAACAATAGAAGAGCTACGCTTGGATGATAATCGTATTTCCACAATTTCAGAGCTGTCCCTTCAAGACCTCACAAATCTAAAACGCCTTGTTTTAGATGGGAATCTTCTGAATAATCATGGATTAGGAGACAAAGTCTTCATGAATTTAGTCAATCTTACAGAACTGTCATTGGTCCGCAATTCACTTACAGCTGCACCAGTAAACTTGCCAGGAACAAATCTAAGAAAGCTTTATCTGCAAGAAAACCATATCAATCGTGTGCCACCTAATGCTTTCTCTTACTTAAGGCAATTGTATCGACTAGATATGTCCAATAACAATCTTAGCAATTTACCTCAGGGTGTCTTTGATGATCTGGACAACATCACTCAATTGTTTCTTCGCAACAACCCATGGCACTGTGGGTGCAAAATGAAATGGGTACGTGACTGGCTACAATCATTACCTTTAAAGGTTAATGTACGTGGACTGATGTGTCAGGCACCGGAAAAAGTACGTGGAATGGCTATCAAAGACCTCAATGCAGAACTGTTTGATTGTAAGGATGATGGTACAATAAGCACCATCCAAATCACTACTGCAATACCAAACACGTTATATCCAGCCCAAGGACATTGGCCAGTTTCTGTGACCAAACAACCAGACATAAAAACTCCCAATCTGAATAAGAACTACAGAACCACAGCAAGCCCAGTACGCAAAATTATAACAATATTTGTGAAATCTGTAAGTACAGAGACTATACATATCTCTTGGAAAGTTGCACTACCAATGACTGCTTTAAGACTGAGTTGGCTCAAGATGGGTCACAGTCCTGCCTTTGGATCTATAACTGAAACAATAGTTACAGGAGACAGAAATGACTATTTACTTACAGCTCTGGAACCCGAATCACCATACCGTATATGTATGGTTCCCATGGAAACCAGTAACACCTATCTGTCAGATGAAACTCCCGAATGCATCGAGACTGAAACAGCACATCTTAAAATGTACAATCCTACAACAACCCTGAACcgagaacaagagaaagaacCTTACAAAAATTCCAGTTTACCTTTGGCTGCCATTATAGGAGGTGCTGTGGCTCTAGTAGCTATAGCATTGCTGGCATTAGTTTGCTGGTACGTTCATAGAAATGGATCCTTATTCTCACGGAACTGTGCGTACAGCAAGGGACGGAGGAGAAAGGATGACTATGCTGAAGCAGGAACTAAGAAGGATAACTCCATTCTAGAAATCAGGGAGACTTCTTTTCAGATGATACCAATAAATAGCGATCAAGTGTCCAAGGAGGAATTTGTAATACATACCATATTCCCACCTAATGGAATGAATCTGTATAAGAACAGCCACAGTGAAAGCAGTAGTAACAGAAGCTACAGAGACAGTGGTATTCCAGATTCAGATCATTCACACTCATGA